A region of Nostoc sp. 'Peltigera membranacea cyanobiont' N6 DNA encodes the following proteins:
- a CDS encoding FAD-dependent oxidoreductase, translating to MSLTEEILSQLPNDVLGGLRQSDRILTSVRENTAPTPQLVKENQQPLGVVDFDVLICGGTLGILIGCALAVKGLRVALMERGVLQGREQEWNISRKELDVFVELNLLTEEELSSAIATQYNPARVSFDGGTEVWVEDVLNIGVDPVYLLATLKTRFLAVGGKLLENTPFTEAMVHPDGVMVNNQFKTRLLIDAMGHLSPISQQARQGKKPDALCLVVGSCAQGFLENNSGDLLLSFTSLENQCQYFWEAFPARDGRTTYLFTYMDAHPQRLSLEALFEEYLRLLPEYQGVELNKLKFQRALFGFFPTHRQSPLKTPWNRILPVGDSSGSQSPLSFGGFGAMVRHLKRLTYGIYEALETEQLSAKALTLLQPYQPSLTVTWLFQKAMSVSVNQKIAPDQINQLLSAVFQEMQQLGTPVLKPFLQDIVQFSALTQTLLKTGLSHPGIVAKIVPQVGVASLLDWMLHYSNLGVYTALFSLSPMLETWINNQPNEQQYYWHRLIDAWKYGSGGDYSDET from the coding sequence ATGTCTTTAACCGAAGAAATTCTTTCCCAATTACCAAACGATGTTTTAGGAGGATTGCGTCAAAGCGATCGCATCCTTACATCTGTGCGAGAAAACACCGCACCCACACCACAGTTAGTTAAAGAAAATCAACAACCTTTAGGCGTTGTAGACTTCGATGTACTTATCTGCGGTGGTACCTTGGGCATTTTAATTGGTTGCGCCTTAGCTGTGAAGGGGCTGCGGGTGGCATTGATGGAACGGGGAGTTTTGCAGGGGAGGGAACAAGAATGGAATATCTCTCGCAAAGAACTAGATGTATTTGTGGAATTGAACTTGCTGACTGAGGAAGAATTATCAAGTGCGATCGCCACTCAATATAACCCAGCGCGAGTTAGTTTTGATGGCGGTACAGAAGTTTGGGTAGAGGATGTTTTGAATATCGGCGTAGATCCAGTTTATCTGCTGGCTACATTGAAAACCCGATTTCTCGCCGTTGGTGGAAAGTTGTTAGAAAACACACCCTTTACCGAAGCAATGGTTCATCCAGATGGGGTGATGGTAAATAACCAATTCAAAACTCGGTTATTAATCGACGCGATGGGACATCTTTCACCCATCAGCCAACAAGCACGCCAAGGCAAAAAACCAGATGCACTGTGCTTAGTTGTGGGAAGTTGCGCCCAAGGTTTTCTGGAAAATAACTCAGGCGACTTGTTATTATCATTTACATCCTTGGAAAATCAATGTCAGTACTTCTGGGAAGCCTTCCCAGCCAGGGATGGTAGAACAACTTACTTATTTACTTACATGGATGCACATCCCCAACGCTTGAGTTTAGAAGCTTTATTTGAGGAATACCTGCGTCTCCTACCAGAATATCAGGGAGTGGAATTGAACAAGCTGAAATTTCAACGGGCCTTGTTTGGTTTCTTTCCCACCCATCGCCAAAGTCCGCTAAAAACCCCTTGGAATCGCATTCTACCAGTGGGAGATAGCAGTGGTAGTCAATCTCCCTTGAGTTTTGGTGGTTTTGGGGCAATGGTGCGTCACCTGAAGCGTTTAACTTATGGCATTTACGAAGCACTAGAAACAGAACAATTATCTGCAAAAGCCTTAACACTGCTGCAACCCTATCAGCCAAGTCTGACTGTTACTTGGTTGTTTCAAAAGGCGATGAGTGTTAGTGTAAATCAAAAAATTGCCCCAGATCAAATTAACCAACTACTCTCAGCAGTATTTCAGGAAATGCAGCAGTTGGGGACACCAGTGCTAAAACCATTTTTACAGGATATAGTACAATTTTCGGCACTAACGCAAACATTGTTAAAAACTGGTTTATCTCATCCGGGAATAGTTGCCAAGATCGTTCCGCAAGTAGGTGTGGCAAGTTTGTTAGATTGGATGTTACATTACAGTAATTTAGGTGTCTACACTGCCTTGTTCTCGCTAAGTCCAATGCTAGAAACATGGATTAATAATCAACCAAATGAACAACAATATTATTGGCATCGTTTGATCGATGCCTGGAAGTATGGTTCTGGCGGTGATTACTCAGATGAAACTTGA